A single region of the Opitutaceae bacterium genome encodes:
- the traL gene encoding type IV conjugative transfer system protein TraL gives MEPVPIPQYIDNPPQILLWEADEIAPVVTLIGLGIITGTLTQCLLISYAVHKVFSHFKSKQMRNFLLHWLFRIGLIPLNRKFTNGAVRYFHV, from the coding sequence TTGGAGCCAGTACCCATTCCGCAGTACATCGACAACCCGCCCCAGATACTGTTGTGGGAAGCGGACGAAATCGCCCCTGTTGTCACACTTATTGGGCTGGGCATTATTACCGGGACGCTCACCCAATGCCTGCTGATTTCCTATGCGGTGCATAAGGTGTTCTCTCATTTCAAGAGCAAGCAGATGCGAAATTTTCTGCTTCACTGGCTTTTCCGCATCGGGTTGATACCACTAAATCGCAAATTTACCAACGGGGCAGTTCGTTACTTCCATGTCTAA
- the tadA gene encoding Flp pilus assembly complex ATPase component TadA, with the protein MNEILRFLANEEGCFSDAHVEQGRPLRLRKPTGWEDAKFGKIEDHDMETFLQSLDKGWEAKMRKGQPVSVTIDLKLRNIGDMRYRCFAYTIDGGTRVAASMRPIRRAPDSMSNLGLPPIVHTYAKAPKGLLLISGPTGSGKTTTIMAILSNILKARPVHVVTIEDPIEYVLDQGQGITSQREVGVDTQSYAAGLKEALRQRPDVIMVGEIRDQDTASTALRAAESGHFVVATMHSRSAIGAIQKLREMSETDGSTIGYSLIGVLAQVLVPSKDKSRLILASELLHCQDREIITKIGEQKWPAIEDAIKRGDKGCLSMGQSLTSLVRSGQIERDTALAAAYDPLSLPG; encoded by the coding sequence ATGAACGAAATACTCCGGTTTCTGGCGAACGAGGAAGGATGCTTCTCGGATGCCCATGTCGAGCAGGGCAGGCCGTTGCGTTTGCGCAAACCCACCGGATGGGAGGATGCGAAGTTCGGTAAAATCGAAGACCATGACATGGAAACCTTCCTGCAGTCTCTCGATAAAGGCTGGGAAGCCAAGATGCGAAAGGGCCAGCCAGTATCGGTGACAATCGATCTGAAGCTGCGGAATATTGGCGATATGCGCTACCGCTGTTTCGCCTATACGATCGATGGCGGAACGCGCGTGGCGGCATCGATGCGCCCGATCCGCAGGGCGCCGGACAGCATGAGCAATCTCGGGCTGCCGCCCATCGTTCATACCTACGCGAAAGCTCCAAAGGGGCTGCTTTTGATAAGCGGCCCCACAGGGTCGGGCAAAACCACGACGATCATGGCGATCCTGTCGAACATTCTCAAGGCCAGACCGGTGCATGTGGTTACCATCGAGGATCCGATTGAATACGTGCTGGACCAGGGGCAGGGGATTACATCGCAACGCGAAGTGGGGGTAGATACGCAGTCCTATGCCGCTGGCCTCAAGGAAGCACTTCGGCAAAGGCCCGACGTCATCATGGTGGGGGAAATACGGGACCAGGACACTGCGTCGACCGCTCTTCGGGCAGCCGAATCAGGCCATTTTGTCGTAGCAACGATGCATTCGCGCAGCGCCATAGGCGCCATACAGAAGCTGCGAGAAATGTCGGAAACGGATGGCAGCACCATAGGGTATTCGCTGATCGGCGTGTTGGCGCAGGTGCTCGTGCCCAGCAAGGACAAGTCCCGCCTTATCTTGGCATCGGAGCTGTTGCATTGCCAGGATCGCGAGATCATCACGAAGATTGGTGAGCAAAAGTGGCCGGCCATTGAGGACGCCATCAAGCGAGGCGACAAGGGGTGTTTATCGATGGGCCAGTCGTTGACCTCTCTAGTGCGCAGCGGGCAGATTGAGCGCGACACGGCATTGGCCGCTGCGTACGATCCATTGTCGCTGCCGGGCTGA
- a CDS encoding DsbA family protein — translation MKSQIYSNWRAVLFGAAIGFAAWSAMAQSTAGIPLPDMDMPYQTVSVHEDANVVRVFFMGTCSYCRQAHAPLIRWGKSLPRTLKFEMTPVASTDPAHMVGAAAYYAVERISPGNTDLFMERVYSAIQDHRQPASDPRTYLAAARAIGIDPRVLNDAMRSKENRDKVFAAARMLARYKVDSTPSMAIGGRYVVGTEVTQGVNSNLFDLLNAVTSKYLIETGRGKG, via the coding sequence ATGAAGTCACAGATCTATAGCAACTGGCGTGCTGTTCTGTTTGGCGCGGCGATCGGTTTTGCGGCGTGGAGCGCTATGGCGCAAAGCACGGCCGGCATACCGCTTCCGGACATGGACATGCCATATCAGACCGTTTCTGTGCATGAGGATGCGAATGTGGTGCGCGTGTTCTTTATGGGCACCTGCAGCTACTGCAGGCAGGCTCATGCGCCGCTTATTCGATGGGGGAAGAGCTTGCCCAGAACTCTCAAGTTCGAGATGACACCCGTGGCCTCAACGGACCCCGCCCATATGGTGGGGGCGGCGGCTTACTACGCAGTAGAGAGAATTTCGCCTGGGAATACGGATCTGTTCATGGAGCGTGTGTATTCCGCTATCCAGGATCACCGCCAACCGGCAAGCGACCCGCGCACTTATCTGGCAGCCGCACGCGCCATTGGCATCGATCCGCGTGTTTTGAATGATGCGATGCGCAGCAAGGAAAACCGCGACAAGGTGTTTGCAGCGGCACGAATGCTTGCCAGATACAAGGTCGACTCAACTCCATCGATGGCGATCGGCGGGCGCTATGTTGTCGGCACCGAGGTTACCCAGGGGGTGAATTCGAATCTGTTCGATTTGCTTAACGCGGTTACATCGAAATACCTAATTGAGACTGGAAGGGGGAAGGGTTGA
- a CDS encoding type II secretion system F family protein, whose product MRDFVADGMPVFDALKSLHAGCQQLSLFPQEVLSSLMTAMRGAGGSPATLGEALSKWVDPVESALIDAGQRAGRLEAGLSEVHSMMEVKARIRGTIISSMTYPAILLLMLGGFMWMMSSHIIPIMQDILPRARWSFSARVLGGISDNTGLILGSLFGAIALVAFGFAVTATKWVGPVREALDKWVMPWSVYLQIQASMLLISISMMVESGVPVGSAISQLHAIGSSWQREHLERMQSRMRRGRNEAEAIVGLVGDNSMFDKETAWEVRMYGGRTTFATSLKSLAMRGIARLERRLVVQANMIRNILMALVAGLLALTAASFMSITMSLTSRAV is encoded by the coding sequence ATGCGTGACTTTGTCGCAGACGGCATGCCGGTGTTCGATGCACTGAAAAGTCTGCATGCGGGGTGCCAGCAGTTAAGCCTGTTTCCTCAGGAAGTATTGTCATCCCTCATGACAGCTATGCGAGGCGCAGGGGGCTCTCCTGCAACGCTTGGGGAGGCCCTTTCCAAATGGGTTGATCCAGTCGAATCGGCACTTATTGATGCTGGGCAAAGGGCAGGGCGCCTGGAAGCCGGTCTCAGTGAAGTTCATTCGATGATGGAGGTCAAGGCCAGAATCCGAGGAACAATTATCAGCAGCATGACCTACCCTGCCATTCTGCTGCTGATGCTGGGTGGGTTCATGTGGATGATGTCATCGCACATCATACCCATCATGCAGGACATTCTTCCGAGGGCACGATGGTCGTTTTCGGCGCGAGTGCTCGGCGGAATTTCGGACAACACGGGGCTGATTCTCGGCTCGCTGTTCGGGGCAATTGCGCTTGTGGCGTTTGGATTTGCCGTAACGGCAACCAAATGGGTGGGGCCGGTTCGCGAAGCGCTCGACAAGTGGGTAATGCCTTGGTCGGTTTATTTACAGATACAGGCATCCATGTTGCTGATCTCAATTTCCATGATGGTTGAGAGCGGCGTTCCGGTCGGGAGTGCAATTAGCCAGCTGCACGCAATTGGCAGTTCGTGGCAGAGGGAGCATCTCGAAAGAATGCAGTCACGCATGCGGCGCGGGCGCAACGAGGCAGAAGCCATTGTGGGCCTTGTGGGGGATAACTCCATGTTCGATAAGGAAACCGCATGGGAAGTGCGCATGTACGGCGGGCGCACAACATTTGCAACCTCGCTGAAATCATTGGCTATGCGCGGCATCGCACGCCTTGAGCGCCGCCTGGTCGTGCAGGCCAACATGATTCGCAACATCCTGATGGCCCTGGTAGCGGGGCTTCTGGCGCTAACGGCCGCCAGCTTTATGTCGATCACCATGTCGCTTACAAGCAGAGCGGTTTGA
- a CDS encoding prepilin-type N-terminal cleavage/methylation domain-containing protein yields the protein MIQGIRSKQKGFTITELMLVLGVAAVIIGGAFIGYKNVSASNTAQQNQSSTTNLVVGVKTKWQGIGSYAAVTPSAVNDAKLLAKPLTWDSGTTTIRNAYDKTIGFAGAASHFVAQVDVPADQCLETIGSLDGIAYRIDVHTAARAAADAEHATYTVKAASGSIDSAKANTQCGGATTVVTAYVK from the coding sequence ATGATTCAAGGCATTCGAAGCAAACAGAAGGGCTTTACGATCACCGAACTGATGCTGGTGCTCGGTGTGGCAGCCGTTATCATCGGCGGTGCGTTCATCGGTTACAAGAACGTGAGCGCATCGAACACTGCGCAGCAAAATCAATCGTCGACAACCAACCTGGTTGTGGGGGTCAAAACCAAATGGCAGGGCATTGGCTCTTATGCCGCGGTCACGCCGTCGGCCGTCAACGACGCCAAGCTGCTGGCAAAGCCGCTGACGTGGGATTCCGGCACAACGACCATTCGAAACGCATACGATAAGACGATCGGTTTTGCTGGCGCTGCAAGCCACTTCGTGGCTCAGGTCGATGTGCCGGCCGACCAGTGCCTTGAGACCATCGGTTCTCTCGACGGCATTGCCTACCGCATCGATGTGCATACCGCGGCCCGGGCAGCGGCCGATGCCGAGCATGCCACGTATACGGTCAAGGCTGCATCCGGATCAATCGATTCGGCTAAGGCCAATACGCAGTGCGGCGGCGCCACCACCGTGGTTACCGCATACGTCAAGTAA
- the tadA gene encoding Flp pilus assembly complex ATPase component TadA, with protein sequence MFTWLRIIKGLDKMELNDKITDMHLCLASPGKSLLFPGPTSITAEYDDLVKEITAYTDKIKKDDFMVTYGPYFFRGRRDRQAVDGDWLRLRRMASTPPIITELPTPMPTGVKKLVMSPHLLTGGLVYVIGAPASGKTTSCSAAVVSRLTEFGGYAYTVEDPPEMPLNGWHGKGYCSQTWVPGDSLADWQSAFRGVLRSQPSATPCILFVGEVRDAESAAALVRAASSGFLVFATGFGTDIPSSLDTLVRLASEGMELKSTLDSLSNVLRLVIHQRIVNGHLTARVLASANGRTAVAAKLREGRLTHLEGDIQYQDNQVMSGADIFMEHLKQAA encoded by the coding sequence ATGTTTACGTGGCTGCGAATTATCAAAGGCCTAGATAAGATGGAATTGAACGACAAGATAACTGACATGCATCTATGTCTTGCCAGTCCCGGCAAGTCGCTTTTGTTTCCAGGCCCAACCTCCATAACAGCCGAATATGACGATCTTGTGAAAGAGATCACCGCATATACGGACAAGATCAAGAAGGACGACTTCATGGTTACCTATGGGCCGTACTTCTTCCGAGGCCGACGCGATAGGCAGGCTGTCGACGGTGATTGGCTGAGGTTGCGTCGCATGGCCTCTACGCCGCCCATCATCACCGAGCTGCCCACTCCGATGCCAACAGGGGTAAAGAAGCTGGTGATGTCGCCTCATCTGCTTACGGGGGGGCTTGTCTACGTTATCGGAGCACCGGCGTCAGGCAAGACAACGTCATGCTCTGCCGCTGTCGTTTCCAGGTTGACTGAATTCGGCGGATACGCGTACACCGTCGAAGATCCGCCTGAGATGCCGCTAAACGGATGGCATGGAAAGGGGTATTGCTCGCAAACCTGGGTTCCCGGAGACAGCCTGGCGGATTGGCAGTCGGCATTCCGCGGAGTGCTGCGCTCGCAACCATCGGCGACACCTTGCATTCTGTTTGTGGGAGAAGTGCGCGACGCAGAATCTGCAGCCGCATTGGTGCGAGCAGCAAGTTCCGGTTTCCTGGTCTTTGCCACCGGATTCGGCACCGACATTCCTTCGTCCCTTGATACTTTGGTCAGGTTGGCGTCCGAAGGCATGGAATTGAAATCGACGCTGGATTCATTGTCAAACGTGCTGCGTTTGGTGATCCACCAAAGAATCGTGAATGGGCATCTGACCGCGCGCGTGCTGGCCAGCGCCAACGGGCGTACCGCGGTTGCGGCCAAGCTGCGGGAAGGCAGGCTGACACATCTGGAAGGAGATATCCAATACCAGGATAACCAGGTCATGTCTGGCGCGGATATCTTCATGGAACACTTAAAGCAGGCCGCCTAA
- a CDS encoding type II/IV secretion system protein, with protein sequence MPDLFISTSSRDAKTVQWLNSLFLSAVRKGASDIHFEDMEQDTRVRFRINGTLTTIESVPRMLSIDAMNKIRARTDLPLSDLRRPLDGRFSLDYKNDGVCIDVRASFTPIIHGTSLVCRVLDQRNTLRTIDEIEMTDEVRKWVSILLHEPHGLFLVSGPTGSGKTSTLYAILNALRDETRKISTIEDPVEYRVPGLCQTNIEGNLTFADVLRAELRQDPDVILVGEIRDAETAQIALQASMTGHLVLSTLHANDAAASVGRMLDLGADPSTLGAALRGVLAQRLVRRLAERHDMAPPTEAEIFWLQNHDIEVSTDNVFGVPVENEGEDGYDGRVPVMELIVIDRTVRNVLPLKDPKAIRTVARRQPQYQTLAASAADLARRGLTSVTEAYTVSSISEHLRSFRTLPERLIELGKLSPYQYDVCKQIQLEASRMGRRMTLEDVLVSQRYVSQSDIDEVTDL encoded by the coding sequence ATGCCAGACCTATTCATATCCACCAGCTCGCGCGATGCGAAAACGGTCCAGTGGCTCAATTCGCTGTTTCTCTCCGCCGTCAGAAAGGGCGCCTCCGACATCCATTTCGAGGACATGGAGCAGGATACGCGGGTTCGTTTTCGTATCAATGGCACACTGACAACCATTGAATCTGTTCCGCGCATGCTGTCGATCGATGCGATGAACAAGATCCGGGCTCGGACAGATTTACCGCTGTCCGATCTAAGACGCCCGCTCGATGGCAGATTCTCGCTTGATTATAAAAACGATGGCGTCTGCATCGATGTAAGGGCGTCGTTTACGCCGATCATCCACGGTACATCGCTGGTCTGCCGCGTGCTGGATCAGCGCAACACGCTCAGAACGATCGACGAAATCGAGATGACCGATGAGGTGCGTAAGTGGGTGAGCATCCTGCTGCACGAGCCTCATGGCTTATTTCTGGTTTCCGGCCCGACCGGATCAGGCAAAACCTCCACTCTTTACGCAATATTGAACGCTCTGCGCGACGAAACGCGCAAAATCTCAACCATCGAGGATCCGGTTGAATATCGCGTTCCAGGCCTATGCCAGACCAACATCGAGGGCAACCTGACTTTTGCCGATGTGCTGCGCGCGGAGCTGAGGCAGGACCCTGATGTGATCCTTGTCGGGGAAATCCGGGACGCGGAAACCGCGCAGATTGCGTTGCAGGCGTCGATGACAGGGCATCTCGTGCTCTCTACGCTACACGCCAATGATGCCGCGGCATCGGTAGGCCGGATGCTCGATCTGGGCGCCGACCCAAGCACGCTTGGCGCAGCGCTGCGTGGCGTGCTTGCGCAAAGGCTTGTACGCCGACTGGCTGAGCGGCACGACATGGCGCCTCCGACAGAAGCCGAGATATTCTGGCTGCAGAACCATGACATCGAGGTTTCTACGGACAACGTCTTCGGCGTTCCCGTTGAAAACGAAGGAGAGGATGGCTACGACGGACGGGTTCCCGTGATGGAGTTAATCGTCATCGACAGAACGGTGCGCAACGTGCTGCCGCTGAAGGATCCGAAAGCGATACGAACAGTGGCACGCCGGCAGCCGCAGTACCAGACTCTTGCAGCATCGGCCGCCGACCTTGCGCGGCGCGGCCTGACAAGCGTTACCGAGGCCTACACGGTCTCCTCCATTTCCGAACACCTAAGGTCATTCCGTACGCTACCCGAGCGCCTGATCGAGCTGGGCAAGCTATCCCCATATCAGTACGATGTTTGCAAGCAGATACAACTCGAGGCGTCACGTATGGGGCGTCGGATGACGCTTGAGGATGTGCTGGTTTCACAGCGTTACGTTTCGCAATCGGATATCGATGAAGTCACAGATCTATAG
- a CDS encoding lytic transglycosylase domain-containing protein, producing MINRHAASILLLASAILLASGKVAASHHVTSCFEQAGARYRISPLLLWSIAKTESNFNPRAINRSNANKTYDIGMMQINSAWLSTLQRYNISEQDLYDACTSIHVGAWILAQNVARHGYTWKAVGAYNAVTPSKQAKYAAKVLKTANEVAGSAPAVPSVREAPRIRVQG from the coding sequence ATGATAAATCGGCACGCCGCATCGATATTGTTGCTCGCTAGCGCGATTTTGCTAGCGAGCGGCAAGGTGGCCGCCAGCCATCATGTTACATCCTGTTTCGAGCAGGCCGGTGCCCGCTATCGAATTAGCCCGCTCCTGCTCTGGTCTATTGCAAAGACCGAATCCAACTTCAATCCGCGGGCCATTAACCGCAGCAATGCCAACAAAACCTACGATATAGGGATGATGCAGATCAACAGCGCGTGGCTATCGACACTCCAGCGCTACAACATTTCGGAACAAGATCTCTATGACGCCTGCACGAGCATTCATGTTGGTGCATGGATACTTGCGCAGAATGTAGCGAGACACGGGTATACGTGGAAAGCCGTCGGGGCCTACAACGCGGTCACCCCATCCAAGCAGGCCAAATATGCCGCCAAAGTGCTCAAAACAGCAAACGAGGTCGCGGGATCTGCGCCGGCCGTCCCGAGTGTGCGCGAAGCTCCCCGCATCAGAGTCCAAGGATAG
- a CDS encoding DotD/TraH family lipoprotein (Members of this family include DotD of type IVB secretion systems and TraH of plasmid conjugative plasmid systems, both lipoproteins.), with translation MVISKHLLFIFGLILGGTVHANEALHGVKTTREGVLYRIDEAARTPSRTAYRILEREADADTAAALEATPARLHLTERMQVKDVAAILLKDHGMAVRFSGQGAVVKSGRMVGPVVVSGSLLGALRNLGNQAGLQTIVHRDAIEFADRKGFALALPSFENQTEIATKLMGTGASNIKMAAGAVNFEADSDALRAVQHLVRELRQGRRGVSPFLSDLASRQPAPPTPPPAAPDARSTELSVAEQALMKQMGIDAKSIKTSPPVLPVKTKAASPDPLLASTITITYEGDLVKAVERLAEEAEVAHRIVSKPRKPVKVKLNFRNAPLQAVLEALGRQSKGKAEIVYDKSARRIDIVAR, from the coding sequence ATGGTGATCTCGAAACATTTATTGTTCATCTTCGGGTTGATTCTGGGCGGCACGGTCCACGCCAATGAAGCCCTGCACGGAGTAAAAACAACTCGCGAGGGCGTCCTCTACCGTATTGACGAGGCCGCCCGAACCCCCTCCAGAACAGCCTACCGAATCCTTGAACGGGAGGCCGACGCAGACACGGCCGCCGCGCTGGAGGCCACTCCGGCGCGACTTCATCTCACCGAAAGAATGCAAGTCAAGGATGTGGCTGCCATTCTACTCAAGGATCATGGAATGGCAGTCCGGTTTTCGGGGCAGGGCGCCGTAGTCAAATCCGGTCGCATGGTAGGGCCGGTCGTGGTTTCCGGCTCACTTCTCGGCGCCTTGCGCAACCTTGGCAACCAGGCTGGATTGCAAACAATTGTCCACCGAGATGCAATCGAGTTTGCGGATCGCAAGGGATTTGCGCTCGCGCTTCCATCATTCGAGAACCAGACAGAGATCGCAACCAAGCTGATGGGCACCGGGGCATCAAATATCAAGATGGCTGCGGGCGCGGTTAATTTCGAAGCGGATTCCGATGCGCTGCGCGCCGTCCAACATCTGGTACGCGAATTACGACAAGGACGTCGAGGCGTGAGCCCATTCCTGTCTGACCTTGCTTCACGCCAGCCTGCTCCACCTACACCGCCACCGGCAGCGCCCGATGCGCGCTCTACCGAATTGTCCGTAGCGGAACAGGCGCTCATGAAACAAATGGGAATCGATGCGAAGTCGATCAAGACATCACCTCCCGTATTACCAGTCAAGACAAAGGCCGCAAGTCCGGACCCGTTGCTGGCCTCGACCATAACGATTACTTACGAAGGGGACTTGGTAAAGGCAGTGGAGCGCCTGGCAGAGGAGGCGGAAGTAGCCCATCGCATCGTCTCCAAGCCGCGCAAGCCGGTCAAGGTTAAGCTGAATTTCCGCAACGCTCCACTTCAAGCCGTTCTTGAAGCGCTCGGCCGCCAGTCCAAGGGTAAAGCTGAGATTGTCTATGATAAATCGGCACGCCGCATCGATATTGTTGCTCGCTAG
- the tadA gene encoding Flp pilus assembly complex ATPase component TadA, with translation MSLLFPRALRLNPAVQQAATVTEVEEQRRSNDQNVIERLEDLPKGVLISGAKGALELPLERREDFALIAIANNTVAILATQEAAAKPVLYDVRGRVVKAGYHATVVRASKDIVRLAYQSVRSSAIDTASDATDIERLIGKIINAAESAKASDVHIETRGASADILFRVNGLRTFYANITSDTARAVGQVLYSVLADAGSKEVVWKESEVADGAIEWTSSSGKQMQLRFSSSPIYPSGNFHIVIRLLWMETEIPKLQSLGYSSYKLQLLDMLSSGSNGMVLVCGPTGSGKSTTLQSVIGRIFERRGKEIKIITVEDPVEYTIPGACQIPVARNRAILQDSTTGSVFTTFLRGTLRQDPDVVMVGEIRDSESAMVTRDMVLAGRKVFATLHAYSALWAFVRLREIGLPWEILTMPNFIAGILYQRLLPVLCRECSIPIVGRRETDQVDEQLLYRLKHVVDMHDSDVRLRGNGCQKCNGTGISGRTVVSEIVVPDRRLLSLLSSNKFLEAEAYWKKTATGGHIDDAGQPATVLQDAIIKMRGGMISPHDIENQIGLLNSDAGTEDYSAEGGILR, from the coding sequence ATGAGCCTTCTGTTTCCGCGTGCGTTACGCTTAAATCCCGCGGTACAACAAGCGGCAACTGTTACGGAAGTGGAAGAGCAGAGGCGCTCCAATGATCAAAACGTCATAGAGCGCCTCGAGGATCTTCCAAAAGGGGTGCTCATTTCCGGGGCGAAGGGCGCGCTTGAGCTACCGCTGGAGCGCAGGGAGGATTTTGCCCTGATCGCGATCGCCAATAATACAGTGGCAATCCTGGCGACCCAGGAGGCGGCTGCGAAGCCGGTGCTATACGATGTCCGGGGGCGTGTGGTGAAGGCCGGATATCACGCAACAGTCGTTCGCGCTTCCAAAGACATAGTGCGGCTTGCCTATCAGTCCGTCAGAAGTAGCGCCATTGACACCGCGTCTGATGCGACCGATATCGAGCGGCTGATTGGCAAGATCATCAACGCAGCTGAATCCGCGAAGGCCTCCGATGTGCACATCGAGACACGTGGCGCCAGCGCCGACATTCTCTTCCGCGTAAATGGGTTGCGCACCTTCTACGCCAACATTACGTCCGATACGGCACGCGCTGTAGGCCAGGTGCTTTACTCGGTGTTGGCGGATGCCGGATCCAAAGAGGTAGTCTGGAAGGAATCTGAAGTGGCGGATGGCGCCATTGAATGGACGTCTTCTTCCGGTAAGCAGATGCAGCTTCGGTTTAGCAGTTCCCCAATCTATCCGTCTGGCAATTTCCACATCGTTATTCGCCTGCTTTGGATGGAAACCGAAATACCCAAGCTGCAATCCCTGGGGTATTCCAGTTACAAACTGCAACTCCTCGACATGTTGTCTTCCGGCTCGAACGGCATGGTGCTCGTCTGCGGCCCCACGGGATCGGGTAAGAGCACCACCCTGCAATCGGTTATCGGGCGCATTTTCGAGCGACGCGGCAAAGAAATCAAAATCATCACAGTCGAGGATCCGGTCGAATACACAATTCCTGGGGCATGCCAAATCCCGGTTGCAAGGAACCGGGCAATACTGCAGGACAGTACGACAGGCTCGGTGTTTACGACATTCTTGCGCGGCACGCTGCGCCAGGACCCGGATGTGGTCATGGTGGGGGAAATTCGCGATAGCGAGAGCGCCATGGTAACGCGCGACATGGTGCTGGCCGGCAGGAAAGTGTTTGCCACGCTGCATGCATACAGCGCCCTATGGGCATTTGTGCGCCTGCGCGAAATCGGCTTGCCATGGGAGATCCTGACGATGCCGAATTTCATCGCCGGCATCCTGTATCAAAGGCTACTTCCGGTCCTGTGCCGTGAATGCTCCATCCCGATCGTTGGCCGGCGCGAAACCGATCAGGTGGACGAGCAGCTGCTGTATAGGCTAAAGCATGTAGTTGATATGCATGACAGCGATGTCAGGCTGCGAGGCAACGGATGCCAGAAGTGCAACGGCACAGGCATTTCGGGACGGACGGTTGTGTCCGAAATCGTTGTTCCTGACCGCCGCCTACTGTCACTGCTGAGCTCGAATAAATTTCTCGAGGCAGAGGCCTATTGGAAAAAGACGGCAACCGGCGGCCATATCGATGATGCGGGGCAGCCGGCTACGGTATTGCAGGATGCCATCATCAAGATGCGCGGCGGCATGATCAGCCCTCACGACATTGAGAACCAAATAGGCCTTCTGAACTCGGATGCGGGCACCGAGGATTACAGCGCCGAAGGCGGAATATTACGGTGA